Proteins encoded together in one Pseudomonas sp. ADAK13 window:
- a CDS encoding LysR substrate-binding domain-containing protein — MNLFQLRAFDAVAREGSFTRAAERLFISQPAVTGHIKALEEHYQIALFRRTARQVALTEEGTKLAAITRAIFGLVEEAQTLLEANRQLLTGRLEVAADGPHMVMPMLARLRERYPGITVNLRLGNAQETLAALLSERADVAVLTEVEPRKGLHLQPLIESRICALVPAGHPWLAEPAGIRLEQLDQVIMVLREPSSITRRTFDDACALASVQPKVLLELDSREAVTEAVAAELGVGVVSSMEVSRDPRVHAIPIHGEGLVNRHVIGCMERRRELRLIQAFFELAP; from the coding sequence ATGAACCTGTTTCAACTGCGTGCGTTTGATGCCGTGGCCCGCGAGGGCAGTTTTACCCGGGCGGCCGAGCGGCTGTTCATCAGCCAGCCGGCGGTGACCGGGCATATCAAGGCGCTGGAGGAGCACTACCAGATCGCGCTGTTCCGACGTACCGCACGGCAGGTGGCGTTGACCGAGGAGGGCACCAAGCTGGCGGCCATCACCCGGGCGATCTTCGGCCTGGTGGAAGAGGCGCAGACCTTGCTGGAAGCCAACCGGCAACTGCTCACTGGGCGCCTGGAAGTGGCGGCGGACGGACCGCACATGGTCATGCCGATGCTGGCCCGCCTGCGGGAGCGGTACCCGGGGATTACCGTGAATCTGCGCCTGGGCAACGCTCAGGAAACCCTCGCCGCGCTGCTGTCGGAGCGGGCCGATGTGGCGGTGTTGACGGAGGTGGAACCGCGCAAGGGCCTGCACCTGCAGCCATTGATCGAGTCACGGATTTGCGCGCTGGTGCCGGCCGGGCATCCATGGCTGGCGGAGCCTGCGGGGATTCGGCTGGAGCAGTTGGATCAGGTGATCATGGTGCTGCGTGAGCCCAGCTCGATTACCCGCCGCACCTTTGACGATGCCTGCGCCCTGGCGAGCGTGCAGCCCAAGGTGTTGCTGGAACTGGACAGCCGTGAGGCGGTGACGGAAGCGGTGGCGGCTGAATTGGGGGTGGGCGTGGTGTCGTCGATGGAGGTCAGCCGGGACCCACGGGTGCATGCGATTCCGATCCACGGGGAGGGGCTGGTGAACCGGCATGTGATCGGGTGCATGGAGCGGCGCCGGGAGTTGCGGTTGATTCAGGCGTTTTTCGAATTGGCGCCCTGA
- a CDS encoding 2-aminoethylphosphonate--pyruvate transaminase, producing the protein MSTAAPILLTPGPLTTSARTRQAMMVDWGSWDDRFNQLTASLCEQLLAIVNGTDSHHCVPLQGSGTFAVEAAIGTLVPRDGKVLVLINGAYGKRLAKICEVLGRAFSTFETAEDEPTTAADVDRLLHADKSITHVALIHCETSTGILNPLPEIAQVIARHGKRLIIDAMSSFGALPINAREVPFDALIAASGKCLEGVPGMGFVFAEKQALAAAQGNSHSLAMDLFDQHSYMAKTGQWRFTPPTHVVAALHEALLQYNEEGGLPARHQRYADNCQALLDGMAELGLRSFLPAAIQAPIIVTFHAPKDPRYQFKEFYERVKAKGFILYPGKLTQVETFRVGCIGHVNQAEMQAAVAAVAEVLQEMNVLDI; encoded by the coding sequence ATGAGTACTGCCGCGCCGATCCTGCTGACCCCCGGGCCCTTGACCACTTCGGCCCGCACCCGCCAGGCCATGATGGTCGATTGGGGTTCATGGGATGACCGCTTCAATCAACTGACCGCCAGCCTGTGCGAGCAACTGCTGGCGATCGTCAACGGCACCGACAGCCACCATTGCGTGCCGTTGCAAGGCAGCGGCACCTTCGCGGTAGAAGCGGCCATCGGCACCCTCGTCCCGCGTGACGGCAAGGTATTGGTGCTGATCAATGGCGCCTACGGCAAGCGCCTGGCGAAGATTTGCGAAGTGCTCGGCCGCGCGTTCAGCACCTTTGAAACCGCCGAAGACGAACCCACCACCGCCGCCGACGTCGACCGCCTGTTGCACGCTGACAAGAGCATCACCCACGTCGCGCTGATCCACTGCGAAACCAGCACCGGGATTCTCAACCCGCTGCCCGAGATCGCCCAGGTCATTGCCCGTCACGGCAAGCGCCTGATCATCGACGCCATGAGTTCCTTCGGCGCGCTGCCGATCAACGCTCGTGAAGTGCCGTTCGACGCACTGATCGCCGCCTCCGGCAAGTGCCTGGAAGGCGTACCGGGCATGGGTTTTGTGTTCGCTGAGAAACAGGCACTGGCCGCTGCCCAAGGCAACAGCCATTCACTGGCGATGGACCTCTTCGACCAGCACAGCTACATGGCCAAGACCGGCCAATGGCGCTTTACCCCGCCGACCCACGTGGTGGCGGCGCTGCACGAAGCCCTGCTGCAATACAACGAAGAAGGCGGCCTGCCCGCCCGCCACCAGCGCTACGCCGACAACTGCCAGGCGCTGCTGGACGGCATGGCCGAACTGGGCCTGCGCAGCTTCCTGCCCGCCGCGATCCAGGCGCCGATCATCGTCACCTTCCACGCGCCGAAAGACCCGCGCTACCAGTTCAAGGAATTCTACGAGCGGGTCAAGGCCAAGGGTTTCATCCTCTATCCCGGCAAATTGACCCAGGTGGAAACCTTCCGCGTGGGCTGCATCGGCCATGTGAACCAGGCCGAAATGCAAGCAGCTGTCGCGGCAGTCGCCGAGGTGCTGCAAGAAATGAACGTGCTCGACATCTGA
- the phnX gene encoding phosphonoacetaldehyde hydrolase yields MNYANPTKLQAAILDWAGTVVDFGSFAPTQIFVEAFAEFDVQVSIEEARGPMGMGKWDHIRTLCDQPQVAERYRKAFGRTPTDDDVTAIYQRFMPLQIEKIAEHSALIPGALDTIANLRRQGIKIGSCSGYPKQVMDKVVELAATNGYVADHVVATDEVPNGRPWPAQALANVIALGIDDVAACVKIDDTVPGILEGRRAGMWTVALTCSGNALGLTYEQFRALDAGTLASERKRIQALFEGSRPHYMIDTITDLPAVIDDINQRLARGEMPQGN; encoded by the coding sequence ATGAACTACGCAAACCCAACCAAGCTTCAAGCCGCGATCCTCGACTGGGCCGGCACCGTGGTCGATTTCGGCTCGTTCGCACCGACGCAGATCTTTGTCGAAGCCTTCGCCGAGTTCGACGTACAGGTCTCCATCGAAGAAGCCCGCGGCCCGATGGGCATGGGCAAGTGGGACCACATCCGCACCCTGTGCGACCAGCCGCAGGTAGCCGAGCGTTACCGCAAAGCCTTTGGCCGCACGCCCACCGATGATGACGTCACCGCCATCTACCAGCGCTTCATGCCGCTGCAGATCGAGAAAATCGCCGAGCACTCGGCCCTGATCCCCGGCGCCCTGGACACCATCGCCAACCTGCGCCGGCAAGGGATCAAGATCGGCTCGTGCTCCGGCTACCCCAAGCAGGTGATGGACAAGGTCGTCGAACTGGCCGCCACCAACGGCTACGTGGCCGACCACGTGGTGGCAACCGACGAAGTGCCCAACGGCCGCCCATGGCCGGCCCAGGCCCTGGCCAACGTGATCGCCCTGGGTATCGATGATGTGGCGGCCTGCGTGAAGATCGACGACACCGTGCCGGGCATCCTCGAAGGCCGTCGCGCCGGGATGTGGACCGTGGCGCTGACCTGTTCGGGCAACGCCCTGGGCCTGACCTACGAACAGTTCCGCGCCCTGGACGCCGGCACACTCGCCAGCGAACGCAAGCGCATCCAGGCCCTGTTCGAAGGCTCGCGCCCGCACTACATGATCGACACCATCACCGACCTGCCGGCAGTGATCGACGACATCAACCAGCGCCTGGCACGGGGCGAAATGCCGCAGGGCAACTGA
- a CDS encoding cytochrome b produces MPWKNSDTRYSTMSIALHWLMVVLLAVVYACIELRGQFPKGSGGRTLIVEMHFMFGLTVFVLVWLRLFARSLGVAPKIVPAPPQWQTLLATLMHMALYALMIGMPIAGWLIVSAEGHSVMFYGIELPPLIAENKALAKEIEHWHVLFGKIGYWLIGLHALAAIVHHYILRDNTALRMMPGKRGSIQ; encoded by the coding sequence ATGCCCTGGAAAAATTCCGATACGCGTTACAGCACCATGTCGATTGCGTTGCACTGGCTGATGGTGGTGCTGCTGGCGGTGGTTTACGCCTGCATTGAGTTACGCGGGCAGTTTCCCAAAGGCAGCGGCGGCCGTACGTTGATCGTGGAAATGCACTTCATGTTCGGCCTGACCGTGTTTGTGCTGGTGTGGCTACGGTTGTTCGCCCGCAGCCTGGGCGTGGCGCCGAAGATCGTGCCGGCGCCGCCACAATGGCAAACCCTCCTCGCCACCCTGATGCACATGGCGCTGTATGCCTTGATGATCGGCATGCCCATCGCCGGCTGGCTGATTGTCAGCGCCGAGGGGCATTCGGTGATGTTCTACGGTATCGAGTTGCCGCCGCTGATTGCCGAAAACAAGGCCCTGGCCAAGGAGATTGAGCACTGGCACGTGCTGTTCGGCAAGATCGGTTACTGGCTGATCGGGCTGCACGCGTTGGCGGCGATCGTTCACCATTACATCCTGCGCGACAACACGGCGCTGCGGATGATGCCTGGCAAGAGAGGGAGCATTCAGTAA
- a CDS encoding 1-aminocyclopropane-1-carboxylate deaminase/D-cysteine desulfhydrase: MGPFDWLPHAPLEPLKLEWMGPVEVAVLRLDRIDPLISGNKWFKLTEHLARGRAAGARGIISLGGAYSNHLHALAAAGKRFGFPTVGLLRGHPQDTPTVLDLKAFGMQLHWLGYGGYRARHEPGFWLPWREQYPHLHPVPEGGGGLAGALGCGVLVSHAQAQLKGLGWTDYHGWWLAAGTGTTLAGLVLAEAGAHPVYGALAVPDDHGVAQQVQALVQEGYELLDASRGGFAKVDPELLEFIAATEQACGLPLEPLYTGKALLALKQRIEAGYFAPGTRLIFVHTGGLQGRRGFPVAPG, translated from the coding sequence ATGGGTCCTTTCGACTGGCTTCCCCACGCGCCCCTTGAACCCCTGAAGCTGGAGTGGATGGGGCCGGTGGAGGTCGCCGTGCTGCGCCTGGACCGCATCGACCCGCTGATCAGCGGCAACAAATGGTTCAAGCTCACCGAGCACCTGGCCCGAGGCCGGGCTGCGGGTGCCCGCGGGATCATCAGCCTGGGCGGCGCTTACTCCAATCACCTGCATGCACTGGCGGCAGCCGGGAAACGCTTCGGCTTTCCTACCGTTGGCCTGCTGCGTGGCCATCCGCAAGACACCCCCACAGTGCTCGACCTCAAAGCCTTTGGCATGCAACTGCACTGGTTGGGTTATGGCGGCTATCGCGCGCGCCATGAGCCGGGTTTCTGGCTGCCGTGGCGCGAGCAGTATCCACACCTGCATCCGGTGCCCGAAGGTGGCGGTGGCCTGGCGGGGGCGTTGGGCTGCGGGGTGTTGGTGAGTCATGCGCAGGCGCAATTGAAGGGCCTGGGCTGGACGGACTATCACGGTTGGTGGCTGGCAGCCGGCACGGGCACCACGCTGGCGGGACTGGTGCTGGCCGAAGCGGGCGCGCATCCGGTGTACGGCGCGCTGGCAGTGCCCGATGACCACGGGGTGGCGCAGCAGGTACAGGCGCTGGTGCAGGAGGGTTATGAATTGCTGGACGCCAGCCGGGGCGGCTTCGCCAAGGTGGATCCAGAGTTGCTGGAATTTATCGCCGCCACCGAGCAAGCCTGTGGCCTGCCGCTGGAGCCGCTGTACACCGGCAAGGCGTTGTTGGCGTTGAAGCAGCGGATTGAGGCGGGGTACTTCGCTCCCGGCACCCGCCTGATCTTCGTTCATACCGGCGGCTTGCAGGGCCGCCGGGGATTCCCTGTTGCGCCCGGTTAA
- a CDS encoding NADPH-dependent 2,4-dienoyl-CoA reductase encodes MTAAAYPHLLAPLDLGFTTLRNRTLMGSMHTGLEEKPGGFERMAAYFAERARGGVGLMVTGGIGPNDEGGVYGGAAKLTTDEEAQKHKIVTQAVHEAGGKICMQILHAGRYAYSPKQVAPSAIQAPINPFKPKELDEEGIEKQINDFVTCSLLAQVAEYDGVEIMGSEGYFINQFLAAHTNHRTDRWGGSYENRMRLPVEIVRRVRDAVGPNFIIIFRLSMLDLVEGGSTWEEIVQLAKAIEQAGATLINTGIGWHEARIPTIATKVPRGAFSKVTAKLRGAVQIPLITTNRINTPEIAEQILAEGDADMVSMARPFLADPDFVNKAAEGRADEINTCIGCNQACLDHTFGGKLTTCLVNPRACYETELNYLPVKQIKKIAVVGAGPAGLAAATVAAERGHQVTLFDSASEIGGQFNIAKRVPGKEEFFETLRYFKRKLQTTHVELCLNTRVDVEQLVAGGYDEIILATGIAPRTPAIPGVENAKVLSYLDVILERKPVGHRVAVIGAGGIGFDVSEFLVHQGVSTSLDREAFWKEWGIDTHLEARGGVAGIKPERHAPAREVFLLQRKASKVGDGLGKTTGWIHRTGLKNKQVQMLNSVEYLKIDDEGLHIRIGAEGEPKVLAVDNIVICAGQDPLRELQDGLVAAGQNVHLIGGADVAAELDAKRAINQGSRLAAEL; translated from the coding sequence ATGACCGCTGCTGCCTACCCGCACCTGCTGGCCCCGTTGGACCTGGGTTTTACCACCCTGCGTAACCGCACCCTGATGGGCTCGATGCACACCGGCCTTGAAGAGAAACCCGGCGGCTTCGAGCGCATGGCAGCCTATTTTGCCGAGCGTGCCCGTGGCGGCGTGGGCCTGATGGTCACCGGCGGCATTGGCCCGAACGATGAAGGCGGGGTGTATGGCGGTGCAGCCAAGCTGACCACCGACGAAGAAGCACAAAAGCACAAGATCGTCACCCAGGCGGTGCACGAGGCGGGCGGCAAGATCTGCATGCAGATTCTCCACGCCGGCCGTTATGCCTACAGCCCGAAGCAGGTAGCACCGAGCGCGATCCAGGCGCCGATCAACCCGTTCAAGCCCAAAGAGCTGGACGAAGAAGGCATCGAAAAACAGATCAATGATTTCGTCACCTGCTCGCTGCTGGCCCAGGTCGCCGAGTACGACGGCGTGGAAATCATGGGGTCGGAAGGCTACTTCATTAACCAGTTCCTCGCCGCCCACACCAACCACCGCACCGACCGTTGGGGCGGCAGCTACGAAAACCGCATGCGCCTGCCGGTGGAAATCGTGCGTCGGGTGCGTGACGCGGTAGGCCCGAACTTCATCATCATCTTCCGTCTGTCGATGCTCGACCTGGTGGAAGGCGGCAGCACCTGGGAAGAGATCGTGCAGTTGGCCAAGGCCATCGAGCAGGCCGGTGCGACCCTCATCAATACCGGCATCGGCTGGCACGAAGCACGCATTCCGACCATCGCCACCAAGGTGCCGCGTGGTGCGTTCAGCAAGGTCACCGCGAAGTTGCGCGGCGCGGTGCAGATCCCGCTGATCACCACCAACCGCATCAACACCCCGGAAATCGCCGAGCAGATCCTGGCCGAAGGCGATGCCGACATGGTCTCGATGGCTCGCCCATTCCTCGCCGACCCGGACTTCGTCAACAAGGCTGCCGAAGGCCGCGCCGATGAGATCAACACCTGCATCGGCTGCAACCAGGCCTGCCTGGACCACACGTTCGGCGGCAAGCTGACCACCTGCCTGGTCAACCCGCGTGCGTGCTACGAGACCGAGCTCAACTACTTGCCGGTCAAGCAGATCAAGAAAATCGCCGTGGTCGGTGCCGGTCCTGCGGGCCTGGCGGCGGCCACCGTTGCCGCCGAGCGCGGACACCAGGTGACCCTGTTCGATTCGGCCAGCGAGATTGGTGGCCAGTTCAACATCGCCAAACGCGTGCCGGGCAAGGAAGAGTTCTTCGAAACCCTGCGCTACTTCAAGCGCAAGTTGCAGACCACCCATGTCGAGCTGTGCCTGAACACCCGGGTCGACGTTGAGCAACTGGTGGCGGGCGGTTACGACGAAATCATCCTGGCCACCGGCATTGCGCCGCGTACACCGGCAATTCCCGGCGTGGAAAACGCCAAGGTGCTGAGTTACCTGGACGTGATTCTGGAGCGCAAGCCGGTGGGCCATCGCGTGGCCGTGATCGGTGCGGGCGGTATCGGGTTTGACGTGTCGGAATTCCTCGTGCACCAGGGCGTGTCCACCAGCCTGGACCGCGAGGCGTTCTGGAAAGAGTGGGGCATCGACACCCACCTGGAAGCCCGCGGTGGTGTGGCCGGGATCAAGCCCGAGCGCCATGCGCCGGCGCGTGAAGTGTTCCTGTTGCAGCGCAAGGCTTCCAAGGTTGGCGACGGCCTGGGCAAGACCACCGGCTGGATCCACCGCACGGGCTTGAAGAACAAGCAGGTGCAGATGCTCAACAGCGTCGAGTACCTGAAGATCGATGATGAAGGCTTGCACATCCGCATCGGCGCCGAGGGTGAACCGAAGGTGCTGGCGGTGGACAACATCGTGATCTGCGCCGGCCAGGACCCGCTGCGGGAGCTGCAGGACGGCCTGGTGGCGGCCGGGCAGAACGTGCACCTGATCGGCGGTGCCGATGTGGCGGCCGAGCTGGATGCCAAGCGCGCCATCAACCAGGGTTCGCGCCTGGCGGCCGAGCTGTAA
- a CDS encoding LysR substrate-binding domain-containing protein, with the protein MSRLPPLRALQVFEVVGHCAGISQAAIRLEISVGAVSQQMKLLEEALGMKLTLKDGQRLRLNSVGERLHARCTAAFEELRLAVAEAERAKNPNNLYVSCLPSLMTKWLSPLIDEWGQDETDLDIYLDSTLDDASGEESADFRIGYGEHPEHAGHSVPLFRDCVVPTCSPQLLERVASARDLLDYRLIGIDSRPKFDSPPSWTQWFSELEGQTGQPIVIRRNYSSSITAIQAAIDGQGIVLAQFSMIAGDLRAGRLVIPWRFAVPLAAPYYLSWHPNTLHKQQCRGFQRWMIGQGQKQEKITAAMLSAAHFDH; encoded by the coding sequence ATGAGCCGTTTACCGCCGTTGCGCGCGTTGCAAGTGTTTGAAGTGGTGGGCCACTGCGCCGGTATCTCCCAGGCGGCGATTCGCCTGGAGATCTCGGTGGGCGCTGTCAGCCAGCAAATGAAACTGCTCGAAGAGGCTCTGGGCATGAAGCTGACGCTCAAGGACGGCCAGCGCCTGCGCTTGAACAGCGTCGGCGAACGCCTGCATGCCCGTTGCACCGCGGCGTTCGAAGAACTCAGGCTGGCGGTGGCCGAGGCTGAGCGGGCGAAAAATCCCAACAACCTGTATGTCAGTTGCCTGCCTTCGCTGATGACCAAATGGCTGTCGCCGCTGATCGACGAATGGGGGCAGGACGAAACTGATCTGGACATCTACCTGGACAGCACCCTCGATGATGCATCGGGGGAGGAAAGTGCCGACTTTCGCATCGGTTATGGCGAGCACCCCGAGCATGCCGGGCATAGCGTGCCGCTGTTCCGCGATTGTGTGGTGCCCACCTGTTCACCGCAGTTGCTGGAACGGGTTGCGTCCGCGCGGGACTTGCTCGATTACCGGCTGATCGGCATCGACTCGCGGCCCAAATTCGATTCGCCGCCTTCGTGGACCCAATGGTTCAGCGAGCTGGAAGGGCAAACCGGCCAGCCCATCGTGATCCGCCGTAATTATTCGTCATCGATTACCGCGATCCAGGCGGCCATCGATGGGCAAGGCATCGTGCTGGCGCAGTTCTCAATGATCGCCGGGGACCTGCGGGCCGGTCGGCTGGTGATTCCCTGGCGGTTCGCCGTGCCGCTGGCGGCGCCGTACTACCTGAGTTGGCACCCCAATACGCTGCATAAACAACAGTGCCGCGGGTTTCAACGCTGGATGATCGGGCAGGGGCAAAAACAGGAGAAGATTACCGCTGCCATGCTTTCTGCTGCGCACTTTGATCATTAA
- a CDS encoding HAL/PAL/TAL family ammonia-lyase: MKTLPEQITHVVLGDREPSIEEFVAIARYSATVSFADSYKNRVKKSRGLIERFLDENRLVYGVTTGFGDNVRHVISPENAKELQVNIVRSHAVSVGEPLVREQVRAIQLMVLISLGKGYSGVRLELLELIAGLLNHDVVPFAPGEGSVGYLAVEGHLALVLLGEGRASVKGGALVDGATALQQVGLQPTDLQCKEGLAMLNGTTSVTAIATLALYNAMQAADLADVAAAMSLEALKGTIRAFDPRYHSIKAHPEQAATAANIKAILHDSQLIEENIDYRLQDVYSLRAIPQVHGASRQFINYARETIEREINSSGDNPVIFPLDDGDGIAISGANFDGTYIGISADTLCVALTNLAKISERRTDRMINSHFSEMPAFLVRNPGLNSGYMIVQYTAAGLYAEMKTLSMPSSIDSVSTCGNQEDPVSLAYNAVIKAYKVSQKLQSVVAIEVLVACQALDFHDVNKASTATKAVYDLVRSEVPVADNDRAFYADMASVIDQVRSGKINDLVAHHLN; encoded by the coding sequence ATGAAAACCCTGCCTGAACAAATCACCCATGTCGTGTTAGGCGACAGAGAACCCAGCATCGAAGAGTTCGTGGCGATCGCCCGCTATTCAGCCACTGTTTCGTTTGCCGACAGTTACAAGAATCGGGTTAAAAAGTCCCGTGGGTTGATCGAGCGATTCCTCGATGAAAACCGTTTGGTGTACGGCGTGACCACAGGCTTTGGCGACAACGTGCGGCACGTCATCTCGCCGGAAAACGCCAAGGAACTGCAGGTCAATATCGTGCGTTCCCACGCTGTTTCCGTCGGTGAGCCGCTGGTGCGTGAACAGGTGCGTGCGATCCAGTTGATGGTGTTGATCAGCCTGGGCAAAGGCTACTCCGGGGTGCGCCTGGAACTGCTGGAACTGATCGCCGGCCTGCTAAACCACGACGTGGTGCCCTTTGCGCCGGGCGAAGGCTCGGTAGGTTACCTCGCGGTAGAAGGCCACCTGGCCCTGGTGCTGCTCGGCGAAGGCCGGGCCAGCGTCAAGGGCGGTGCACTGGTGGATGGCGCAACCGCCCTGCAACAGGTCGGCCTGCAACCGACCGACCTGCAGTGCAAGGAAGGCCTGGCGATGTTGAACGGCACCACGTCGGTGACCGCCATCGCGACGCTGGCGCTGTACAACGCCATGCAGGCCGCCGACCTCGCGGACGTGGCGGCGGCCATGTCGCTGGAGGCGCTCAAGGGCACCATCCGCGCGTTCGACCCGCGCTACCACTCGATCAAGGCCCACCCTGAACAGGCCGCAACCGCCGCCAACATCAAGGCCATCCTGCACGACAGCCAGCTCATCGAAGAAAATATCGATTATCGCCTGCAGGACGTCTACAGCCTGCGTGCCATCCCCCAAGTGCACGGTGCTTCCCGGCAGTTCATCAATTACGCGCGGGAAACCATCGAGCGCGAAATCAATTCCTCGGGCGACAACCCGGTGATTTTCCCGCTGGACGACGGTGATGGTATCGCGATTTCCGGCGCCAACTTCGACGGCACTTACATCGGTATTTCGGCCGACACTCTGTGTGTGGCGCTGACCAACCTGGCGAAGATTTCCGAGCGCCGCACCGACCGCATGATCAACTCGCACTTCAGCGAAATGCCGGCCTTCCTGGTGCGCAACCCGGGCCTGAACAGCGGCTACATGATTGTCCAGTACACCGCCGCCGGGCTGTACGCCGAGATGAAAACCCTGTCGATGCCGTCGTCGATCGACAGCGTCTCGACCTGCGGCAACCAGGAAGACCCGGTCAGCCTGGCCTACAACGCGGTGATCAAGGCCTACAAAGTCTCGCAAAAACTCCAGTCGGTGGTGGCCATCGAAGTGCTGGTCGCGTGCCAGGCCCTGGATTTCCACGACGTGAACAAGGCATCGACCGCCACCAAGGCTGTCTATGACCTGGTGCGCAGTGAAGTGCCGGTGGCGGACAACGACCGCGCGTTTTACGCTGACATGGCCAGTGTGATTGACCAGGTGCGCAGCGGGAAAATCAACGACCTGGTGGCCCATCACCTGAACTGA
- a CDS encoding prolyl-tRNA synthetase associated domain-containing protein produces the protein MLQPTDVLHLLDTCSITYEYVEHSAVRTCEEADKLDIGISGQAVKNIFLCDAKGLNPTLVVLKSDQRLDLRALSQTLGLKGLRFASPRRLMETLGVEPGAVSLLGLCNDVQRATQVVIAEEVWNGDRILCHPLVNTATLSIAVRDMARLLDHLGFTPILTADA, from the coding sequence ATGCTTCAACCCACAGACGTTCTACACCTGCTCGACACCTGCTCCATTACCTACGAATACGTGGAACACAGCGCCGTGCGCACCTGCGAAGAAGCCGACAAACTGGACATCGGGATTAGCGGGCAGGCGGTCAAGAACATCTTCCTGTGCGATGCCAAAGGCTTGAATCCCACCCTGGTGGTGCTCAAGAGCGACCAGCGCCTGGACCTGCGCGCACTCTCGCAGACCCTTGGCCTCAAGGGCTTGAGATTCGCCTCGCCGCGCCGCCTGATGGAAACCCTGGGCGTGGAGCCGGGGGCGGTGTCATTGCTGGGGTTGTGCAATGACGTGCAGCGCGCCACCCAGGTTGTGATCGCCGAAGAGGTGTGGAACGGGGACAGGATTCTCTGCCATCCGCTGGTGAATACCGCGACTCTGTCGATCGCAGTCCGCGATATGGCGCGACTGCTAGATCATCTGGGCTTCACGCCGATACTCACCGCCGACGCCTGA
- a CDS encoding transporter substrate-binding domain-containing protein: protein MNIATEGAYEPWNLTLPGGKISGFEPELMDYLCAKMKLQCKITVQNWDGMIASLNAGKFDVLMDAIVITDDRKQVMDFSIPYAQTPANFVAQDAALLPGKTGAANAITLSADPKAIHDAIEPLRQALKGKTIGIASGIIYTKFIDENFKDVATIREYNTSADAILDLQSGRIDAIFDDVTFLDSIMSKPENKGLAYTGPQIKGPIWGDGEGLGFRKSDPELKAKFDAALKEAIADGTVKKLSEKWFKVDLTPKS, encoded by the coding sequence GTGAACATCGCGACCGAGGGCGCGTACGAGCCCTGGAACCTGACATTGCCAGGCGGGAAGATCAGTGGTTTCGAGCCTGAGCTGATGGACTACCTGTGCGCCAAGATGAAGCTGCAGTGCAAGATCACCGTGCAGAACTGGGATGGCATGATTGCCAGTCTCAACGCAGGGAAGTTTGATGTGTTGATGGATGCGATCGTTATCACTGACGACCGTAAGCAGGTCATGGATTTCTCGATTCCCTACGCGCAGACGCCGGCCAACTTTGTCGCGCAGGATGCGGCGTTGCTGCCGGGTAAAACCGGGGCGGCGAATGCGATTACGCTGAGTGCTGATCCGAAGGCGATTCACGATGCGATTGAGCCGTTGCGTCAGGCGCTGAAGGGTAAAACCATCGGGATCGCTTCAGGCATCATTTACACCAAGTTCATTGATGAGAACTTCAAGGACGTGGCGACGATTCGTGAGTACAACACGTCCGCTGATGCAATTCTTGATCTGCAATCGGGCCGTATTGACGCGATTTTTGATGACGTTACGTTCCTTGATTCGATCATGTCCAAGCCTGAGAACAAGGGGCTGGCGTATACCGGGCCGCAGATCAAAGGCCCTATCTGGGGTGATGGCGAGGGCCTGGGTTTTCGCAAGAGCGATCCGGAGTTGAAGGCCAAGTTCGATGCGGCGTTGAAAGAAGCGATTGCTGATGGGACTGTTAAGAAACTCAGCGAAAAATGGTTCAAGGTGGATCTGACGCCTAAGTCCTGA